The nucleotide sequence GCTTTCAGAACGCACAGAGGGTTGATATTGATATTGAAGTAAATTCATCAACAGAACTCGAAGATTACTTTTAAGGGTATTTTGAGTTCTTCTGGCAGTTCCTTCAAGTTCTTTAATTAAATTATCTAGATCAATTTGCTCAAAAGACCTATCTTGTAATAACTTAATAGTGATCATTAACCATTGATAAAAATCTCGTTCATAAAGAGAACTTGGGTAATTAAAAGTTGGGTTTTGTAAAATAGCCATAATTAGAATAAAGGTAACAAACCATTAACGAACATTTAGAAATTTATGAGTTTGTAAACTCATACGCCATTGAGGATGCTTTAAAACAAATTCAAAAATTAAGGCTCCCGAGTTAGGGGTATTCCATTCGGGTTGAAGATATTTAACCACCGTTGAGGGCAGTTTAGCGGCTTGGCGTTGCGCCCAATGTAAATCTTCTTCATTGGCAATTACCACCTTAAGCTCATTAACCTGCTCATAGATACTTTCGTGGGGTCGCTTATAGGGTTTAGGAGAAAAGGTGACCCAGTGGAAGTTACCGCTAAAAGGATGGCTCCCAGAGGTTTCGAGATGAACCCGTAGTCCTAAAAGTTGTAATTCTCGGGTTAGAGGAATTAGATCGTGCATTAAAGGTTCGCCACCGGTAATCACCACTATAGCCGGATTAGCCATTTTAGCTGACTCGAGTAAATTTTCCACTGACTGATGGGGATGACGTTTAGGGTTCCAAGATTCCTTTTGATCGCACCAAGGACAATAAACATCACACCCTCCAAGGCGAATAAAAAAAGCACTGACTCCAGTCCAAGCTCCTTCACCCTGAATTGAATGAAAAGTTTCTACAATAGGATAGGTACAATGGGTTAGGTTAACAGTTTTCATAAAATAGGCCGAACGTCAACTAAAATGGAGTTTCCAACAGATTTTTCTACCTATACTTTGTGGTCAGCTTATCTGACTGTAGCTTTCCTCCTTTTTACCATTATTGCGTTTATCTTTAAATGGGGATTTCGTTTTCGCTTAGTGGGCGTTACGGGTTTTATGGGGGTACTAACAGGAGGGTTATTTGCTCTCGGACTAGGACTATATACCCGTACCGAAGTGCCTGGCTCCGTGCGTTATGCTTTAGTCTATGATAACGGAGCCAATCAAGCAGTGATTTCTGTTGCCGATCAAATTAATCCTTCACAAGTGGAAGCGACTCTATATCAAGCTTCCGATGATTTATTTTCTTTTGGTAGAGCCGATCGAGAAGGTCAGGGTAAGCTGACTATCCGTCTGAGGACTCTTGTCCATCCAGAACCGGGGCTGTCTATTCCCCTCTATCTCGGAGAAGTTAAACGTTCCTTAAGAGTTCGAGATGATGAGCAAGTTCAAGTGACAATTTTTACTGATAAGTTTGCTCAATTACCTCAAGATAATAACAGTTAACAGTTCATCGTTAACAGTTAACAGTTAGTGGGTTGTCAGTGTTCAATGATTAGTCATTTCTGTTGACTGTTAACTCCTTTCTCAGTTTTTGAGTTGCCTCACTGTTGCCCAAAAATTTAAAAATACCGTCATGAAACAAAAAACACCTCAATTGTTAAATTCAACTGCAACTATTTTACCTCCCCTAATGATTGCTCCGACACAAGTGTTAAGAGGGGAAAATATTTTATTGCAGACTGGGGAAGCGATCACCCGTTTGGGAAAACGTCCTCTGATTGTTGGGGGAAATCACACCCTAAATTTAGTCGAACCTCGTTTAAAACCGCTTTTTGATCAGCATAACCTCTGTATCTCTACAGCTAATTATAGCCCTGATTGCTCAGAAAATTCTCGGAAATTTCTTAAGAATTTAGTCAAAGAGCATCAAGCTGATTTAATTATTGGGGTGGGTGGGGGTAAAGCCTTAGATATGAGCAAATTATTAGCCGCTCAATGTCAACTGCCTGTGGTGACTATTCCCACTTCTGCGGCAACTTGTGCGGCTTGGAGTGCCTTATCTAATGTTTATTCAGATCAGGGGGCTTTTTTATATGATGTGCCTTTATCTCGCTGTCCTGATTTATTGATTTTGGATTATGATTTGATTAAAACTGCTCCTCAAAGAACCTTAATAGCCGGAATCGGAGATGCACTGGCTAAATGGTATGAAGCATCAGTAAGTAGTGGGAATTCTAGCGCCACTTTAATTATTTCTGCGGTGCAACAAGCGAGAATTTTAAGAGATATTCTTTTGCAAAAATCTGAGAAAGCACTCTCTACTCCCGGCGGCGAAGAATGGCGTGAGGTGGTAGATGCTACGGTTTTAGTAGCTGGAGTCATTGGAGGTTTGGGAGGAGCAAATTGTCGTACTGTGGCGGCTCATGCTGTCCATAATGGCTTAACTCACCTGCCGGCGGCTCATGATGCCTTACATGGAGAAAAAGTGGCTTATGGGATTTTGGTACAATTGCGGCTAGAAGAAATGGTACAGGGTAATCAATTGGCTGTTTCTGCTCGTCAACAGTTATTAAAATTTTATGATCAGATTGGTTTACCAAAAAGTTTAGAAGATTTGGGGTTAAAAAATATTACTTTATCTGAGTTGCGTCATGCGGCTGAGGTGGCTTGTAATCCTAAGTCCGATATTCATCGTTTGCCTTTTACGGTGATT is from Gloeothece verrucosa PCC 7822 and encodes:
- a CDS encoding 7-carboxy-7-deazaguanine synthase QueE, whose product is MKTVNLTHCTYPIVETFHSIQGEGAWTGVSAFFIRLGGCDVYCPWCDQKESWNPKRHPHQSVENLLESAKMANPAIVVITGGEPLMHDLIPLTRELQLLGLRVHLETSGSHPFSGNFHWVTFSPKPYKRPHESIYEQVNELKVVIANEEDLHWAQRQAAKLPSTVVKYLQPEWNTPNSGALIFEFVLKHPQWRMSLQTHKFLNVR
- a CDS encoding iron-containing alcohol dehydrogenase family protein, which codes for MKQKTPQLLNSTATILPPLMIAPTQVLRGENILLQTGEAITRLGKRPLIVGGNHTLNLVEPRLKPLFDQHNLCISTANYSPDCSENSRKFLKNLVKEHQADLIIGVGGGKALDMSKLLAAQCQLPVVTIPTSAATCAAWSALSNVYSDQGAFLYDVPLSRCPDLLILDYDLIKTAPQRTLIAGIGDALAKWYEASVSSGNSSATLIISAVQQARILRDILLQKSEKALSTPGGEEWREVVDATVLVAGVIGGLGGANCRTVAAHAVHNGLTHLPAAHDALHGEKVAYGILVQLRLEEMVQGNQLAVSARQQLLKFYDQIGLPKSLEDLGLKNITLSELRHAAEVACNPKSDIHRLPFTVIPDELMAAMVSTTVLRESRREQDVKSLD
- a CDS encoding Ycf51 family protein codes for the protein MEFPTDFSTYTLWSAYLTVAFLLFTIIAFIFKWGFRFRLVGVTGFMGVLTGGLFALGLGLYTRTEVPGSVRYALVYDNGANQAVISVADQINPSQVEATLYQASDDLFSFGRADREGQGKLTIRLRTLVHPEPGLSIPLYLGEVKRSLRVRDDEQVQVTIFTDKFAQLPQDNNS
- a CDS encoding DUF29 domain-containing protein; the protein is MAILQNPTFNYPSSLYERDFYQWLMITIKLLQDRSFEQIDLDNLIKELEGTARRTQNTLKSNLRVLLMNLLQYQYQPSVRSESYQSIVIKHRLRLQEIFSDCPSLKFYVAEVFDECYGHGRQLAASQTNLPLEIFPEICPFTQEQILNIDYWPE